TGGTGCGGCGTCGCTTCCGCCGTCACCCTGGCCCCTCGGGCCCGGGCCGCCCGCAGAAGCTCGACGCCGCCCCGCGTGCTCAGATGACAGATATGCACCGGCACCTTGAGATATTCGGCCAACATGATGGTGCGCGCAATGTCAAGTTCTTCCGCCAGAGCCGGAATACCCGGCAGGCCGTGAGCCGCCGCCACCTCACCCTCATGAATAACCCCGTTCGCAAACAGGTCGTTATCCTGGCAGTGACAAAGCAGAGGTTTGTCAAATAGCGTGGCGTACTCAAGCGCGTGCCGCAAAAGTTTGCTGTTGGCCACAGTTTTGCCGTCATCGGAAAAAGCCGCGGCCCCGGCGGCCACCAGGTCACCCATTTCCACCAGGCGCTCGCCGCGCTGGCCCTGGGTGATGGCCGCCACCGGCAAAACCTTGACCGGAGCCCGGCGCGCCTGTTCGAGAATGAACCGGGTCACGGCGGCGTTGTCATTGACGGGTTCGGTATTGGGCATGCAGGCGATCGAGGTAAAACCGCCGGCCGCTGCCGCCCGAGTTCCGCTGGCAAGGTTTTCTTTATATTCCTGTCCCGGCTCACGCAAATGGACATGCAGATCAATCGCGCCGGGCAGAACCCAAAGGCCCGCCAGATCGATCGTCTCGTCCGCGGGCGCGGTCAGGCCGGGCCCGACCTCCCGAACCTTGCCGCCGACAATCAGAATATCGTAACTGCCGTCAAGTCCAAGCCCGGCATCCAGCAAACGCCCGTTCTTTAAAAGCAATGTCCGTGAATCATTATTCATTGACCTGGCCTCCCAGCAAAAAGAGCACCGCCATCCGCAGGGCCACGCCGTTGCTCACCTGATCAAGAATCACGGCACGCCGCCCGTCGGCCACCTCGGAACTGATTTCCACTCCACGATTCATGGGGCCGGGATGCATAACGATGGCATCGGGCCGGGCCAGTTCCAAACGCTGCCGGTTAAGACCGAAAACCCGAGCGTAATCGCGAATCGAAGGAAACAGCAAACGGTCCTGACGTTCCAGCTGAATCCGCAGCATCATGACCACATCGGCCCCCTCCAACGCCTCTTCAGGCCGCCGACAACAGACCAGGCCGGGAAGCTCCTCAAGCCCGCGCGGCCACATGGTCGGCGGAGCGCAGACCCGGACCGTGATCCCCAGCGTGCGCATGGCCCAGAGGTTGGAACGGGCCACACGACTGTGCGCGATATCACCGATAATCGCGACCACCAGACCGGGCCCCAGTTTTTTATGCTCAGAAATCGTCAACAGGTCGAGCAAGGCCTGAGTCGGATGCTCATTGGCGCCGTCCCCGGCATTGACCACCGAAGCCTTGACGCGCTCGGCGATCAGATGAGCGGCGCCGGCAAACTGATGCCGGACCACGATGATATCGGGGGCCATGGCCTGCAGGTTGTCGACCGTGTCGAGCAGACTTTCTCCCTTGACCAGACTGCTGCTCGAAGCGCTGATATTGACGGCGTCGGCGCTCAGACGCTTGGCCGCGATCTCGAACGAAGTCCGGGTTCTGGTGCTCGGCTCGAAAAACAGATTGATCACGCTTTTCCCGCGCAGGGCCGGCACCTTCTTCAACGGTCGCGCCGCGATTTCCTTAAACGATGCGGCGCTTTCCAACAGGGTTCGAATTTCAGCCGCGGCCAGCTCCCGGGTTCCCAGCAGATCCTTTCTTTGAAGGCTCATTCGCCCGACACTCCCCCTTCGGTTTCACGCGGAGCTACCGACACCTGGTCGAAGCCGTCGCGCTCCCTGACCCGCACCATCACTCGGTCTCGCGGTGAGGCGGGAATTTCTACCCCGACATAATCCGCCGCAATCGGCAGTTCCCGACAACCCCGGTCAACGAACACCGCCAGCTGAATCGCGCTGGGCCGACCAAAATCAATCAAACCGTCCATAGCCGCCCGCACCGTCCGGCCGGTATAAAGCACGTCATCGACCAGCACCACCACGGACTCATCCAGGGAAAAAGGAATTTCGGTGGTCCGCAGCACCGGATGGTGGGTGGCGTGGGAAAGATCGTCCCGATAAAGGGTGATATCGAGAATGCCCAAGGGCAGTTCGCGACCGGAAAGATCACTGATGATCTTTTGCAGACGGCGCGCCAGACAAACCCCTCGGCTCAAAATGCCGACCAGGGCCAACCTCGCGCAGTTCTGGTTACGCTGAATAATCTGCAGGGCCATCCGGGCAAGAATCTTATCCATCTCCGGAGCATCGCAAACTCTGACTTCCTGACTTGCACTCATATCGTTTCCACGCCCGCGCCTTGACCAGCCCGTCTCCAATGCTTCCCCTCCCGGGCGCCCGGCCGGGAGAAAACAACGATCAGCGCTTTAGCCGCCGGCGGCCTTTCCCTGTATATGCTTTGAGTTTTCGTATCCTTCCGGGCCTCCGCCAAAGAGCCTGCTCAACGAATCAGCTGCCCGATCCGGGCAAAGCGCACCTTTTCGCCGAGTTCCTTACTCAAGCTGTTCCAGGACCAATACAGAATCAGCGCCTTGCCCTTGATCTGATTCACGGGCACAAAACCCCAGAAGCGACTGTCATAACTGCGATCCCGGTTATCACCCATGACCAGCACCTGCTCCGCAGGCACGACTACCGGTCCGAAATTATCCCGCGGCACCAGGCTGTCGTTCTCAGGGTCACGATAGACCCCATAGGAATCCTGCCAAGCTTTGTCGTTGATATAAATCTTTTTCCGCCGCACTTCAACCTTGTCTCCGGCCACCCCGACAACCCGCTTGATAAAATCCTTTTTCTGATCCTGGGGAAAGATAAAAACCACGATGTCGCCGCGCTGCGGTTCGCGAAAAACAAAGAATTTCCTCTCGACCAAAGGCAACTTGATGCCGTAGATAAATTTATTGACCAATAGGTGGTCGCCGACCAGCAGGGTCGGTTCCATTGAGCCGGAAGGAATTTTAAAAGCCTGAACGATGAAGGCCCGGATAAACAGAGCAATCAGAATCGCGATGACAATCGACTCAGCGTATTCGCGAATTACACCGCCCCGGCGTTTCGGTTCGGTTTTATTGGTATTTTTTCTAGCCAAAATAACTTCCCTGGTCTAAAGGTTGCGGATTAATGCCGGCCGACGCCGGCAAATCATTTATCGATATTGAGAATCGCGAGGAATGCATCCTGAGGCAGGTCAACCTTGCCGACCCTTTTCATCCGTTTTTTACCGGCCTTCTGTTTTTCCAGAAGTTTGCGTTTCCGCGTGATATCCCCACCATAACATTTCGCCGTAACATTCTTGCGGAGAGCCTGAACGGTGGTCCGGGCCACCACCTTGGTCCCGATCGCGGCCTGAATCGCCACCTCGAACATCTGCCGGGGAATCAGCTCCTTCATTTTGGAGGCCAGTTCGCGCCCCCGGTCAAAAGCGCAATCCTGATGGACAATCATTGAAAGCGCGTCCACCAGTTCGCCGTTGATCAGAATATCAAGCTTGACCAGACGGGCGGGACGATGCCCGCAAGGCTCGTAATCGAGCGAAGCGTAACCCCGGGTCAGCGATTTGAGACGGTCATAGAAATCAAGTACGATCTCGTTCAGGGGCAGGCCATAGATAACCATGGCCCGGGTTTCATCAAGATAGCGAATCTCCTGCTGAGCCCCGCGCTTGTCTTCGCAGAGTTTGAGAATGTTGCCGATATATTCATTGGGAACATGCACCGAAGCCCGCACCATCGGTTCACTGATGGTGCTGATCTCGCCCGCGGGCGGCATGCTGCTCGGATTATCGATTTCAATGACCTCACCACTCCGCAGCTCAATCTTGTAAACCACGGTCGGCGAGGTCGTGATCAGATCCAGCTGATACTCACGCTCCAGACGTTCCTGGATGATCTCCATATGCAGAAGCCCGAGAAATCCGCAGCGAAACCCAAAACCCAGGGCGACCGAGGTCTCGGGCTGAAAGGTAAAGGAAGCATCATTCAGCCTGAGCTTGGCCAGGGCGTCACGAAGCGGTTCATACTGCACCGAGTCAGTGGGATAAAGGCCGCTGAAAACCATGGGCTTGACTTCCTGAAAACCGGGGAACGGCGTCAGGGTCGCCTCCCGGGCTCCGGTTATCGTATCACCAACCTTACAATCGGCCACGGTCTTGATGCCGGCAATCACAAAACCGACCTCGCCCGCTTCCAGGGTTCGGCTGTCAACCATCTGCGGACGCATTTTCCCCAGACGCAAGACCTCGAATTCCTTGTTGGTCGACATCATCTTGACCCGCATGCCGACCCGGATAACCCCATCAAAAATCCGCACCAGGGCGATCACGCCCTGATAGGAATCAAACCACGAATCAAAGATCATCGCTTTTAACGGCGCCTGAATATCACCGGTCGGAGCCGGAATCCTCTCGACCACCGCCTTGAGGAAAAGATCAATTCCGATTCCGGTCTTGGCGCTGATCAGCACCGCGTTTTCGGCGTCCAGGCCGATGACATCCTCGATCTGCCGTTTGACCCGCTCCGGATCGGCCACCGGGAGATCGATCTTGTTCAAGACCGGAATGATTTCCAGGTTGGCGTCCAGGGCGTGATAGACATTGGCCAGGGTCTGGGCTTCCACCCCCTGAGCCGCATCGACCACCAGAATCGCTCCTTCCGTGGCCGCCAGGCTGCGGGAAACCTCATATGCAAAATCAACATGACCTGGAGTATCAATCAGGTTCAGCTGATAAAGCCGGCCATCCTCGGCCTTATAATCCAGGCAAACTGACTGCGCCTTGATCGTGATGCCGCGCTCCCGCTCCAGATCCATGCTGTCCAGCAGCTGTTTTTTCATCTGCCGCGAAGTCACCGCGCCGGTGATTTCAAGCAGACGATCGGCCAGGGTCGATTTGCCGTGGTCGATATGAGCAATAATGGAAAAATTTCGAATATTTTGCTGGGGTAAAACCATATTTATGTGTAGATACGATGATTAAGGGTTGATCAAACGAGATTGCCAGCCAGCAAAACCGCTGCAGGCTTTACCAAGCCTTCACTGTCTGACGATCATAGGATCATAATTTCTGGCTTTGAACTCACGCAGCAGGCGTTCCGCTTCGTTGCGTTCACTGAGATTGCTGATTTTAACCCGATACCAGGTGCCTTTTCCGGCAACCGTCACCGCCTCAACCTCAACCCCGGGATGGCTTGCGATTAATTTACTGCGCTCAAGCCTGGCCTTGCCTTCAAGGGGAAGAGAACAGATTCGCAGCTCCCAGAGCTCCCCTGGCACCGCCGGCGTTTGTGCGGCAACGGGAGCGGCGCCGGCCGGTGGTACCAGGCTTTCCCTGATAACCGGCGAATGCTTTTTCTCTAGACCGACCTGAGCCCGTTTCTTGATCATCAAGGTCGCGCCCCCGCTTTCCGTGGGTTTGTCGCCAAGTTCACTGTAAAAAGTCAGATCCAGCGGTCTGTCCTGGGGCTTGGGCGAATCTTCATCTGGCACAGCCACGGTAAGGGACGCGGTCGGCAGCTTGCAGACCCCGCCCGGGCACTCTTCATATACCTCCATGGCGTCCCCGCTTTTCACTTCCATAGAATCCGCCGCCGGCCCGGACCCAGGCATGCGCATAACCGCAACCTGGGTCGGTCGGGCCTGAGCCAGATGACTCTTGCCGATACCGACCCAATGTTGATAGAACTCGGTTTTCGGCAATTCAAGCCCGACCAGCACCCCGAAGACAAAAACCCCGAAGAAAAAAGACAAGGCGATAAAAGCGATCTTCAGCTGTTCAATCATGGCAAACCTGGGAAAAACTCACAAAACTCTACATCTTCTCGGGAGCGGAAACCCCGAGCAAGCCCAGACAGATACTGATTACCTGACGGACGGCGCTGACCAGAAGGATTCGATCCCGGGAAGCCTCAAGATCCTCGCTTAAGACCCGGCAGCGATTGTAATAGGAATGCAGCTGCGCCGCCAGATCATCGAGATAATAGGTCAGCCGGTGCGGCTCCAGGGTGCGCGCCGCGCTTTCCAGCAGGGCACTGAAATCATCAAGCTTCCTGATCAGATCGATCTCTTCCGGGGCGACCAGGGAGCTGGCCGCCCTCGCCGCCGAGGGATCGACCGGCAGCCCTTCTTCCCGGGCTTTACGCAAAATACTGCAGATACGAGCGTGAGCGTACTGGGCGTAAAAGACCGGGTTAGCATTATTGCTGGCTTTAGCCAGTTCCAGATCAAAATCAAGCTGACTGTCGGAACGCCGGGTCAGAAAGAAATAACGGGCCGCGTCCTTGCCGACCTCGCGCACCACTTCTTCAAGAGTGACAAACTCTCCGGCCCGGGTCGACATGGCCACCGGCGACCCGGCCCGGGTCAGACTGACCAGCTGCACTAAAATCGTGGCAAAGCTCTTCGGCTGATGACCCAGGGCCTCGATCGCCGCCCGCAGACGAGGCACATAGCCATGGTGATCAGCCCCCCAGATGTCAATCAGCAGATCATAACCGCGTTCATATTTTTCCCGATGGTAGGCAATATCGGAAGCGAAATAGGTTTTGACGCCGTTGGCGCGCACCACCACGCGATCCTTCTCATCCCCGAAACGGGACGAAGCGAACCACAGCGCCCCCTCTTCCTCATAAAGTCCTCCGCGTTCCTGCAGATCGGCCAAGGCGGCCTCAACCCGGCCGGAAGAAAAAAAATCCTTTTCCCGAACCCAGTTGTCAAAATCAACGCCGAAAGCCCTCAGATCGTCGCGAATCCCGGCGAGAATGGCATCGGCGGCATAGACGGTAAAGGTTTCCAGGCCACTGTCGTCGGTTTCCACCACATCGACCGCCACCAGCTCATCACCCTGTTCACGACGCAAGGTCTGAGCCAGTCCGACCATGTAGTCGCCCCGATAATAACCTTCCGGAATTTCTCCCTGCCGATGGCCGAGCAGTTCCAGATAACGCCAACGCAGGGAGCGGCCGAGAACCAGCATCTGATTGCCGGCATCGTTGACATAGTATTCCCGGTCCACGACATAGCCGGTACGACTTAAAATCCGGGACAGGACATCGCCGACCGCAGCCCCGCGCCCATGACCGATGTGCAGCGGCCCGGTCGGATTGGCGCTGACAAATTCGACCAGCACCCGCCGGCCCTGGCCGCAATCCGGCCGGGCAAAATCAGCGCCGGCCTGCAGAATTTCAAGCAACCGACGCTGCCAGCTTGAAAGTTCGATCGTCATGTTGATAAAACCAGGGCCGTCAATAGTTACCCGGGCAAAATCAGCTTCCTTATCCAGTTCTGTTTTAAGGGCCTGGGCAATAACCCGAGGGCTGTCACGCCAGGGACGGGCCAGCTGCATGGCGATATTGGCGGAAAAATCACCAAAGGCTTTCTCGCGCGCCAGTTCAACCCCGATTTCCGGCAATTCAACCCGATCAAGACCACGGGCCGCCGCCACCGCCGCCACCGCCCGGGCCACATATTCAGCAACTCTTTTTTTCATGCTTTCGGAATCTCCGCTGCCGTCCGTATATATAAAAAATCCCCCGGTCAGAAAACCGAAGGGCTGCGCTCAACCAGAAGCTGTGGAATAGTAATCAGTCGTAGTTAAATTGTCAAGTAAACATTACTCTTTGAGTTTGCCGATCAGGGTTCTGAAGGCTTGAAGAGGAAGAGAATTTCATTCTCCCGCACCATGTGCAGTTCGCGCCGAACCACCAGTTCCTGAAAACGGGCATCACTGCGCAGAAGACGAATTTTCTGAACCAGGCGCTGGTTCTCGATCTCAAGGTCCTGATTGCGGGCGGAGATTCGCTGAATATCATCCTCAACTATTTTCAAGGCCCGCGCCCCGCGACTCCCGAACCAGGTAAGCCAGCTGAAATAAAAAATCGCCGCCACCAGCAACAGAGAAAGTAACCCCTTCATCGCGGAACCCGAAAAACGATATTAACCGTCCCCCACTGTTCCACCTGCGGTGCATCCTCTGCAATCGTGGAAAAGCGCCATTGCTTAAGAAACCTTTCGGCCACATTAACCAGCTCCAAATCTCCAATTTTAAGGGTTTCGACCCGGCTGACGCCGCCATCGGGACGAACCCAGAAACGAAAGCCAATCGTCACATCCCGAGCCAGCGAAATCTTCGGCAAAGCCGGACGAAACAGAACCTGTCGACTGCTGGCCACCGGGCCGCTCAGGGCATAATCATCGACCAAGGCCCGCGGCTCAACCTTCTCCACCCGCAGCAATTTCCGCCGGGCTTCCGCCGACAACAGCTGGGCCGGCCCGGACTGGAGCTTTTCTCCGGCAACTTCATCAGGGTCGCCCCAGATTCTAGAACCACTGAGTCTACCAGCCAGCAGGCGACCCAGTCCCCCCAGGCGCTCAGGTGGCGGCAGAACGGCGGTTTGCGGCAACGGCAGCGGTTCCGATTCAAGTTGCTTTACGGGTTCAAGTTTTGGCAATTTCACCGGCGTCCGGGACGGCAGCAGGCTTTCACCCAGCGCTGGTTGCCGCAACTGCCGATCGATCAGACTTGCAACATGCGCCTCGGTAAGCAGCTGAGGAAAACTATCAGGCGGGGACGGCGGCGGTTCAGGTTCCGGTCGAACCAGGTCAACTTCTATTTCCTGATCATGGATCAGGGCGAAGGGATTCAGATGAAAATTAAAAAGCCGGGTCAGATCCGGCAACAGCAAAAGCAGAACCACATGCATCAGCACGGAAATCAGCAGAAAAGGCAGCAGGCTGAGCGCTCTATAACGTGGCTCGGAAGAGTACAACCATCACCTCAAAAAACAACCGGCGGCCAGTCCGCGCCGCAGACTGTGACAGTTAATTGCATAAGCCGGAAAACCGGACTCGAAAGAAACTACTCTTCACCGGGTTCGGTGGCGATCGCCAGCTTATTGATGCCTGAACTTTTAGCCGCATCCATAACCTTGACCACTAAACCGTGATAAACCTTTTTGTCGGCCTCGATAATGACTAGGGCTTCATCGCCCGCATCATTGCCTACCTGGGCGAATTTTCGCCGCAGGTCTTCCAGAGAAAGCTTCTTCCCCTCAAGGTAAATCAGCCCCCCGGCTTCCACCGCGACTCGCAGGGTGGTCTTTTTCTTCTTGACCTGCTCGGCCGATGATTTGGGCAGGTCAATCTTGATTCCCGGATTCAAGGAAAGGCTGGTCGAAAGCATGAAAAAGATCAAGAGCAGGAAAACAACATCAACCAGCGGCGTCATGTCAAGCTGAACATCATCTCGACTGCGAGTCTGAAAACGCATAGGCTTATTCGCGCCTCCCCTCATGATCAATTAAGTCAAGGACTTCGATTGACACCCTTTCCATGCGCAGCACTCGTTTATCCACACGTGAGCGCAGTAATTTATAAGAAACAAAGGCGGGAATCGCCACGGTCAGGCCGGCGGCGGTGGTAATCAAGGCTTCGGAAATTCCCCCGGCCAGCATCTGCGGGTTACCGATTCCGGCATGGGAAATCACACTGAAAGCCTTGATCATTCCGGTAACCGTGCCTAAGAGACCAAGCAACGGCGCGATGCCGGCAATCGTCCCGAGAATCGTCAGAAAACGTTCCAGGCCGGCCGCCTCCAGGCGCCCGACATCTTCTATGGCTTCCTTAACCTGCTGCCGGGGCTTTTCGTGCCGGGATATACCAGCCATGAGAATCCGGGAAATCGAGGAATCATTCTGCCGACAGCGAGTCAATGCATCCTCCATGCGCTGCTGCCGGACCAGATCACTGACCTCAATAATAAAATTTTCAGGAATGATGCGGCTGCGACGCAGAGCGAAAAGACGCTCAAAAAGAATCGCCAGGGTCAGAACCGAACATAACATAATCGGATACATCAGGTATCCGCCTTTCATCACAAACTGATACATCAAAACCTCCAGATAAGGGTTTTCCCTTAAGATTACAGCAGGAAAACAGAACTGTCATGAAACCTTCGCCAACCCGGACGGACAAGTTTAGTCCGCCCGCTTATTTTCTTCAACAATTTTCTTCAGGGTGTCGGTCTGTTTCGGGGTCAATTTCAGGTTTTCAAGCTTATCCCTGATCTTGGTGAAGGTCTGCGGATCATCAAGAGCCAGTCCGGCCGCCGCCAGCAAGGCATCGACCACCAATTCGACCTGATCAGGATACAGATAAGCCAGACGCAGATAAGCCTGCCGGGCCTCATCCCCCTTTCCGGCCCGGTTGAGCACCGTCGCTCGAGCAAAACCCGCCTTCGCCGCCGCCACCGAATCCGGAGACGCCATCGCCTTGTCATAAAAAAAGAGGGCCTCGTCAATACTGCCTTCGGTGGCAAATAGGGCCCCCAGTCCGGCGAAAGCGGTAAAGGCCGCCTGATCATTGCGCTTTTCATCAATAACGGCCAGAAAGGCGGCCCGGGACCGAGCAAAATCACCCAGGACCTGAAAGATTCGTCCCTGAAGAAGGCGCACGGCCCGTTTCAGATCCGGGTCAGGACAATGTTCCTCCAGTCCCGAAAGGGTTGCCGCAGCCCCCTGAAAATCAGCGGCGGCAAAGGCCTGACGCGCCAGAAAGAGACGGCAATCACATTCATATTTACTGAAGGGAAAACGTTCCAGCAGGCGCCGACAGGCATCGGCTGCGGCCGAAGTACGACCTGCTGCCAAATCCAGTTTAAAAATCCGGTACCCGGCTTCAAGCCGCAGATCCCGGGCATAATCGCCATCTGCCAACTCCCGAAAAAAACTGATCAATTCATCCTTGCGTTCCTGACGCTGATAAAGATCGGCCAACAGCAACAGCAGCGGAGCGTTATAGGAGGATGCGGGAAAACGCGCCAGAAAATTTTTCACCTCGAGTTCCAGATAGGAAAACTTATCCTGGTTATAAGCCAGCAGCAGCATGCCGTAACTGGCTTTTTCATCAATCTCGCCCCCGGGCCAAAGCTGCTTGGCCTTGAGATAAACCAGCTGGGCCTTAAGATAGGAACCCTGGTTGAAATAGCTTTCTCCCATGCGAATCAGAGCCTGGCCGCTGAGCTCGTTGGCGGGATATCCATCCACCAAGCGCTGATAAATTTCTATCGCCTGGGGAAATTGTTCAAGGCTGAAAAAGCTTTCTCCCAGATTAAACATGATCTCAACCCGCAGGGGTTCGGCGATTTCCTGCTCCTTCTCCAGAAGCGCCTCCAGCAAGCCGGCAGCCTCTTCAAAATCACCCTGGCGCAAGGCCAGCAAAGCCCGGTAGTTCTGAGCCCGAAAATAAAACGAACTTCCCGGCCACTCGACGATAAAAGAATCAAGTCGGGCCCGGGCCTGGGCATCATGGTGCAGGTTAAACAAGGCCTCGATCAGGTTGATTTCGGCATTCTGCCTAAGTCGCAAATCCGTATTGAGCTCAGACACCAAACCAAGATAAGCACTAAAGACGGCTTCGGCCAGCTCAAAATCATTGTTATTGAGAGCTGCCCAACCCTTTTCATAAAGCAATTCGGCCCGCTGGGCCGCAGACCATTGCGGGGGAATTTCGGCCAGCAGGACCAGACAGCCAGGAAAATCCTCAACCGCGTTGAGACTGCGCGCCAGCAGCAGAAGCAGCAGAAAACGATCCTCATCCGCGCCAAGAATCACGGTCGACGACGCCAGTTCCCGCAATACCGCCAGAGCCTCTGACGCCCGTCCTCCGGCCAGCAAGACCTGCCCTTTCTCCAAAAAAACCTGAGCGGCGGCTTCATGGTTACCGGCAGCGACAAACCTTTGGCGACCGTCGGCAGCCGTGGCCAGAGCCAGCTCCAGATCCCCGAGCTCATGTTCCAGACGCACCAGGTGCCGGACATCAGCGGCATGCAACAACGCCGGCGAAAAGGAAAATACCAGCCGCCGCCCCAGTTCACGGGCCGTTACCGAATCTTCCGCCCGCAAAAAGGCGTGCATCAGTTCTCGCAGCGCGGCGGCGGCCACCGCGCTTTCACGCACCTCGGGCGGGCAGAGTTCAAAGGCCTGACGCGCCTGATCCAGCCGGCCCTGTTTGATTAAAGCCAGCAGCTCTCCGAGAAAAGCCAGAGGAACGACTTCCCGGTTTCCCTTTGCCGGAGAAAGCAGTGTCTGAAAGATATTTTCGGCTGCGGACCATGAGCCCAAAAAGTAGAGAGCCCAGGCCCGAGCCAGCTCGGCCTGACGCGAAAGGATGTCCGGACCATTTGTGGAAGGCGGCATGACTTCGAGAAAACTCAGGGTCTTCCCGTAATCGCGGCGGTTGAAAGCAGAGGTCGCCAAACGATAAAGGGCGGCTCGATACTCCGGGGAATCCTGATACGCCGTGGTCAGGCGCAACAGTGCGGTTTCCCCCGCCAACGGCTGACCGGATTGAAATAAAGCTTCGCCCTGCCAGAAAAGCGAAGCCGCCGCCAGCCGGGACTCACCGCTTTGGGCCGCGGCGGCAAACCATTGGGCCGCGCGCGCGAAGTTTTTTTCACGATAATCAATCCAGGCCAGGGAGTAACAGGCAAAATGATAATGATGATTGGCGGTTGCGGCCGTCACGGCGGAAAAAAGCCGGCGGGCGTCCGCCAGAGCCTCACGGTGCAGGGCGATTTCTCCCAGCCAGTACTGAAAATCGGGAACCAACTCTGAATCGGCGAATTTATCCAGCCCCGCCTTAAAATAGATCTCGGCGTCGGTAAGCAAACCCTCCAGATATTTCTGCCGGCCGCTGCGATAATAGCCCTCGGCTCCAGT
This window of the Pseudomonadota bacterium genome carries:
- a CDS encoding MotA/TolQ/ExbB proton channel family protein; the protein is MYQFVMKGGYLMYPIMLCSVLTLAILFERLFALRRSRIIPENFIIEVSDLVRQQRMEDALTRCRQNDSSISRILMAGISRHEKPRQQVKEAIEDVGRLEAAGLERFLTILGTIAGIAPLLGLLGTVTGMIKAFSVISHAGIGNPQMLAGGISEALITTAAGLTVAIPAFVSYKLLRSRVDKRVLRMERVSIEVLDLIDHEGRRE
- a CDS encoding tetratricopeptide repeat protein, coding for MWLRMKKNVAWMMLTAMLFSWQPLFSNQSGEGLNLPEVIVVGEDSARLEGFRDFSLLPVLVPGIKLEPVEEGLTLAVDRGVTQPDWRTASGPVPGCVYRNPVTASLARGLTGAEGYYRSGRQKYLEGLLTDAEIYFKAGLDKFADSELVPDFQYWLGEIALHREALADARRLFSAVTAATANHHYHFACYSLAWIDYREKNFARAAQWFAAAAQSGESRLAAASLFWQGEALFQSGQPLAGETALLRLTTAYQDSPEYRAALYRLATSAFNRRDYGKTLSFLEVMPPSTNGPDILSRQAELARAWALYFLGSWSAAENIFQTLLSPAKGNREVVPLAFLGELLALIKQGRLDQARQAFELCPPEVRESAVAAAALRELMHAFLRAEDSVTARELGRRLVFSFSPALLHAADVRHLVRLEHELGDLELALATAADGRQRFVAAGNHEAAAQVFLEKGQVLLAGGRASEALAVLRELASSTVILGADEDRFLLLLLLARSLNAVEDFPGCLVLLAEIPPQWSAAQRAELLYEKGWAALNNNDFELAEAVFSAYLGLVSELNTDLRLRQNAEINLIEALFNLHHDAQARARLDSFIVEWPGSSFYFRAQNYRALLALRQGDFEEAAGLLEALLEKEQEIAEPLRVEIMFNLGESFFSLEQFPQAIEIYQRLVDGYPANELSGQALIRMGESYFNQGSYLKAQLVYLKAKQLWPGGEIDEKASYGMLLLAYNQDKFSYLELEVKNFLARFPASSYNAPLLLLLADLYQRQERKDELISFFRELADGDYARDLRLEAGYRIFKLDLAAGRTSAAADACRRLLERFPFSKYECDCRLFLARQAFAAADFQGAAATLSGLEEHCPDPDLKRAVRLLQGRIFQVLGDFARSRAAFLAVIDEKRNDQAAFTAFAGLGALFATEGSIDEALFFYDKAMASPDSVAAAKAGFARATVLNRAGKGDEARQAYLRLAYLYPDQVELVVDALLAAAGLALDDPQTFTKIRDKLENLKLTPKQTDTLKKIVEENKRAD